The following proteins are encoded in a genomic region of Mycoplasma sp. NEAQ87857:
- a CDS encoding PQ-loop domain-containing transporter translates to MIQNTFYFKESSNLLNELFHPKWLTNLIYGFEILTVILIISLSLPQLFKLLKDKKTGEINFVSFWIFHFGILFWVLYAATFRGNLINVIIADGIGVFVNGIMTYLLYYYKDDFNKSTKNKALILVIFTWVMNIALIAIYIINQTKDNTLTVSPQFSLVVSLIGPSFTTLAFTPQLIKSFKTKQWQGVSYWMFVLYVVNNIVWIIWWILKIYDDKTYGAGDQFVGLIGGLIWQIISLLIFSVQLGFTLYDRHLIKHNKKVIK, encoded by the coding sequence ATGATACAGAATACTTTTTATTTTAAAGAATCATCAAATCTATTAAATGAATTATTTCATCCTAAGTGATTAACCAATCTTATTTATGGATTTGAAATATTAACAGTTATATTAATTATTTCTTTAAGTCTTCCACAATTATTTAAGTTACTTAAAGATAAAAAAACTGGTGAAATTAATTTCGTTTCATTTTGAATTTTCCACTTTGGAATTTTATTCTGAGTTCTTTATGCTGCTACTTTTAGGGGTAATTTAATTAATGTTATTATTGCTGATGGTATAGGTGTATTTGTTAATGGGATAATGACTTATTTACTTTATTATTACAAGGATGATTTTAATAAATCAACCAAAAATAAAGCACTTATTTTAGTAATATTTACCTGAGTTATGAATATTGCTTTAATAGCAATTTATATAATAAATCAAACTAAAGATAATACCTTAACTGTTTCACCACAGTTTTCATTAGTTGTTTCATTAATTGGTCCTTCATTTACAACTTTAGCATTTACTCCTCAATTAATTAAATCATTTAAAACCAAACAATGACAAGGTGTTTCTTATTGAATGTTTGTTTTATATGTGGTAAATAACATTGTTTGAATTATTTGATGAATTTTAAAAATCTATGATGACAAAACTTATGGTGCGGGAGATCAATTTGTTGGATTAATTGGTGGATTAATATGACAAATTATTTCATTACTCATATTCTCGGTTCAACTTGGATTTACTTTATATGATAGACATTTAATTAAACACAACAAAAAAGTAATTAAATAA
- a CDS encoding DJ-1/PfpI family protein, producing MNLLVLLENKFNDIEFASVLLVLQRSKKFKKIVYYNPEGIKVSGQAQLVNDIQTTNKIDADEFDALYIPGGQGAQILRKDQTSLNLVQYFIDNNKYLFAICDVPNVLLEHKLIPNNSPYSSYPSEWSKEFQTSNRKEAYITKTTDKIFTAKSAGAALDFGFYILKILFGKQFSHQIYQAITGNNDEI from the coding sequence ATGAATTTATTAGTTTTATTAGAAAATAAATTCAACGATATTGAATTTGCTTCTGTTTTATTAGTTCTTCAACGTAGTAAAAAATTCAAAAAAATTGTTTATTATAATCCTGAAGGTATTAAAGTATCTGGTCAAGCACAATTAGTTAATGATATTCAAACAACTAATAAAATTGATGCAGATGAATTTGATGCTTTATATATTCCAGGAGGTCAAGGGGCTCAAATTTTAAGAAAAGATCAAACATCTTTAAATTTAGTTCAATATTTTATTGATAATAATAAATATTTATTTGCTATTTGTGATGTTCCTAATGTTTTATTAGAACATAAATTAATTCCAAATAATAGCCCTTATTCATCATATCCTTCTGAATGATCTAAAGAATTTCAAACATCAAATCGCAAAGAAGCATATATTACTAAAACAACTGATAAAATCTTTACAGCTAAATCTGCAGGAGCAGCTTTAGATTTTGGATTTTATATTTTAAAAATATTATTCGGAAAACAATTTTCTCACCAAATTTATCAAGCTATTACAGGGAATAATGACGAAATTTAA
- a CDS encoding MSC_0882 family membrane protein, protein MFKAKMPHDQQVEAIENNSLEVNELLKTQEHTYFDKNNQINSDLYSTLVRERKIRLFSILVYLTFFIGSIVAGVINFVLNTKKVVIDNDKSASLGIGWYVLIGAALLISLVFLIKNILKYKNLNATERKIRQNIEHKDTPTYSVFYEIYQGIVFKKLRLNWLFLFFITYFGLFTLLIFLLKDQHIVIGKEGTSGAFNFFLDIKFHNVFDKWFGNVEVLAYSLLGVIGGVSLLFTIFKIYDLKRLNALKNHLSGEVAANFFATIEASKKQENRAWLKTYIIIFVLVVLLPLALILFLIYKKVIRRK, encoded by the coding sequence ATGTTTAAAGCAAAAATGCCACATGATCAACAGGTGGAAGCTATAGAGAACAATTCATTAGAAGTAAATGAATTATTAAAAACTCAAGAACACACTTATTTTGATAAGAATAATCAAATTAACTCAGATCTTTATAGTACATTAGTTAGAGAGAGAAAAATTAGACTATTTAGCATTTTAGTTTATTTAACTTTCTTTATTGGTTCTATTGTAGCAGGAGTAATTAATTTTGTATTAAATACCAAAAAGGTAGTTATTGACAATGATAAATCAGCATCTTTAGGAATAGGGTGATATGTTTTAATTGGTGCAGCACTTTTAATTTCACTTGTATTTTTAATTAAAAACATTTTAAAATACAAAAATTTAAATGCAACAGAAAGAAAAATTAGACAAAATATTGAACACAAAGATACGCCAACATATTCAGTGTTTTATGAAATTTATCAAGGTATAGTATTTAAGAAATTAAGATTAAATTGATTATTCTTATTCTTTATTACATATTTTGGTTTATTTACTTTATTGATTTTTCTATTAAAAGATCAACATATTGTTATTGGTAAAGAAGGAACAAGTGGTGCATTTAATTTCTTTTTAGATATTAAATTTCATAATGTATTTGATAAATGATTTGGAAATGTTGAAGTTCTAGCCTACTCTTTATTAGGGGTTATTGGTGGAGTTAGTCTTTTATTCACTATCTTTAAAATTTATGATTTAAAAAGATTAAATGCTCTTAAAAATCATTTATCAGGTGAAGTTGCAGCAAATTTCTTTGCAACCATTGAAGCAAGTAAAAAACAAGAAAATAGAGCTTGATTAAAAACCTATATCATTATCTTTGTTTTAGTAGTTTTATTACCTTTAGCTTTAATATTATTTTTAATTTATAAAAAAGTTATTAGGAGAAAATAA
- the plsY gene encoding glycerol-3-phosphate 1-O-acyltransferase PlsY → MIYSIFINIAFLIFGYLIGSINFAILIGHKTKQLDVRDYHSKNAGATNSTRVLGKKLGLIILILDILKALIPVLIVRSLIYAFPIGEYLFYLFPIITGFGVVVGHIYPVFFKFKGGKGVACCVGVLIAINSLLLLIAAVFFFGIIFLFKYVSLASISTAVIMTIFVFIPWFSSSILGWTTINPSLFYVNGIFYILSAALLIYSHRSNIIRLINHQERKIKF, encoded by the coding sequence GTGATTTATTCTATTTTTATTAATATTGCTTTTTTAATTTTTGGTTATTTGATTGGATCGATAAATTTTGCTATTTTAATCGGTCATAAAACCAAACAATTGGATGTAAGAGATTATCATTCAAAAAATGCTGGAGCTACTAATTCTACTAGGGTTTTAGGTAAGAAATTAGGTTTAATTATTTTAATTTTAGATATCTTAAAAGCTTTAATTCCTGTTTTAATAGTAAGGTCATTAATTTATGCTTTTCCTATTGGTGAATATTTATTTTATTTATTTCCTATAATTACTGGATTTGGAGTAGTGGTGGGTCATATTTATCCAGTATTCTTTAAATTTAAAGGTGGAAAAGGTGTTGCTTGTTGTGTTGGTGTGTTAATTGCAATTAATTCATTATTACTTTTAATTGCTGCAGTTTTCTTTTTTGGAATTATCTTTTTATTCAAATATGTTTCTCTTGCAAGTATATCAACCGCAGTAATTATGACTATTTTTGTATTCATCCCTTGATTTTCATCTTCAATACTAGGTTGAACCACAATTAATCCATCATTATTTTATGTTAATGGAATATTTTACATATTATCAGCTGCATTGTTAATTTATTCTCATCGTAGTAATATAATAAGATTAATTAACCATCAAGAAAGAAAAATAAAATTTTAA
- the def gene encoding peptide deformylase: MEKFNIVLTELPEKVLRKRSQEVALPLSDEDKELAERMIYHIDDSQTEGTKFRPGVGVAAVQYGILKRAFYVFVQTEDHKVLFKDVLFNPKLVYKSDKKIALAEGEGCLSVPEDWPNQEGYVHRSEKIVVEAYSYNEGKFMRFTLSGYLAIVFQHELDHLDGKLFIDRIKQKSPWLKNKNAKYL, encoded by the coding sequence ATGGAAAAATTTAATATAGTATTAACAGAATTACCTGAAAAAGTTTTAAGGAAAAGATCGCAGGAAGTAGCTCTTCCATTAAGCGATGAAGATAAAGAATTAGCAGAAAGAATGATTTATCACATTGATGATTCACAAACAGAAGGGACAAAATTTAGACCAGGAGTTGGAGTAGCAGCTGTACAATATGGAATTTTAAAAAGAGCATTTTATGTTTTTGTTCAAACAGAAGATCATAAAGTTTTATTTAAAGATGTTTTATTTAACCCTAAATTAGTTTATAAAAGCGATAAAAAAATCGCTTTAGCAGAAGGTGAAGGGTGCTTAAGTGTTCCTGAAGATTGACCAAATCAAGAAGGATATGTGCATAGAAGTGAAAAAATCGTTGTTGAAGCATATAGCTACAACGAAGGTAAATTTATGCGTTTTACTCTTAGTGGATATTTAGCTATTGTGTTCCAACATGAGTTAGATCATTTAGATGGAAAATTATTTATTGATCGTATCAAACAAAAATCACCATGATTAAAAAATAAAAATGCAAAATATTTATAA
- a CDS encoding HAD hydrolase family protein produces the protein MNWGIMQKVFAYDLDGTLLMKDNTVHPYTQKCLKMVQDKNHINVIATGRGIKKVIPLIENGIIKNMDYIVFSNGAGIYNIQTKEIHLINNLDPKIFDMLYQKALQYNLILTIDTINYNGTILPNNDYPRWMSKEQIMDMNILNVASYYEIKSLIHTQPNSVTQLALRNPLKLAAQITDEVKKSIDLDKYEVYLTNSVYTDVNPKNTSKLNGLKYLLKLLNTNTDSLIAFGDSGNDVPMLYEAKIGVSLGNGTKEAKEVSNLIIGDHESPTIGHTILSLID, from the coding sequence ATGAATTGAGGTATTATGCAAAAAGTCTTTGCTTATGATTTAGATGGTACATTATTAATGAAAGATAATACAGTTCATCCATACACTCAAAAGTGCTTAAAAATGGTTCAAGATAAAAACCATATTAATGTAATAGCAACTGGTAGAGGTATTAAAAAAGTAATACCACTCATTGAGAATGGGATTATTAAAAATATGGATTATATTGTTTTTTCAAATGGTGCAGGTATTTATAACATTCAAACCAAAGAAATACATTTAATTAATAACCTAGATCCTAAAATATTTGATATGTTATATCAAAAAGCATTACAATATAATTTAATTTTAACTATTGATACTATTAATTACAATGGAACCATATTACCAAACAATGATTATCCAAGATGAATGTCAAAAGAACAAATTATGGATATGAATATTTTGAATGTAGCTTCATATTATGAAATTAAAAGCTTAATTCATACTCAACCTAATTCAGTAACTCAATTAGCTTTAAGAAATCCTTTAAAATTAGCAGCTCAAATTACTGATGAAGTTAAAAAATCAATTGATTTAGATAAATATGAAGTATATTTAACCAACTCAGTTTATACTGATGTTAATCCAAAAAATACTTCAAAATTAAATGGATTAAAATATTTATTAAAGTTACTTAACACTAATACTGATTCATTAATAGCTTTTGGAGATAGTGGTAATGATGTACCAATGCTATATGAAGCAAAAATTGGAGTTAGTTTAGGTAATGGAACCAAAGAAGCAAAGGAGGTGTCAAACTTAATTATAGGTGATCATGAAAGCCCAACTATTGGGCACACAATTTTATCACTTATTGATTAA